The Aureimonas populi genome includes the window ACATTCCCGCCCGCTCGGACTACATCGCGCGCATCTCCTTCACCGTCGCCCAGGTCAGCGCCCCGATGGGAACCTGGGCGGGCCGCGAGGGCATCCGCCGCGTGATCACCGTGGTGGCCGACTATTCTTCCGGCGTCGACGCCGAGAACGCCTTCCGCGATGCCTTCGCGGCGGAGGGCGGCGAGGTCGTCTCCTCCCTTCGCGTGCCGATGAGCAACCCCGACTTCTCCGCCTATGTGCAGCGCATCCGCGACGAGGCGCCCGAAGCGGTGTTCTTCTTCTTCCCCTCCGGCGACCTGCCCAACAACTTCCTGCGCACCGCGCACGAGCGCGGCCTGCCGCAGGCCGGAATCCGGCTGCTCGCCACCGGGGAGGCGATGGACGACAGCTACATGCAGGCGGCGGGCGAGGCCGGGCTCGGCCTGATCACCACGCACCATTACTCAACGGCGCACGATTCGGACCTCAACCGCACCTTCATCGAGGGCTACCGGGCCAATCACGGCGACTACCCGCCGAACTACATGGCGATGACCGCCTATGACGGCATGGCCGTGCTGCACGCGGCGCTGGAAAGGACCGGCGGCGAAACCGGGGGCGAGGCCGTGATCGAGGCGCTGCGCGGGCTTCGGATCGAAAGCCCCCGTGGCCCCATCGAGATCGACGCCCGGACGCGCGACATCGTCCAGACGGTCTATGTGCGCCGGACCGAGCGCGTGGACGGCAAGCTCGCCTGCATCGAGTTCGATTCCTTCGAGCGCGTCGCCAATCCGCACGCCTGAGCCGCCGCCGCCGGCCTGGGCCGGCGGCGCTCCCTTTCCAATGCTGGCGGGCGGCCCGTGCGGGCTCCATCCGCCGCTCCGCCCGGCGGAGCGCAACCGGGAAATGAAGGTCATGTCGGGCCTGCCGATCGTCCTCTTCGACGGGGTCGTCTATGGAATGCTGCTGTTCCTCATGAGCGTCGGGCTGTCGGTCACGCTCGGGCTGATGGGAGTCGTCAACCTGGCCCATGGCAGCTTCGCGGCCA containing:
- a CDS encoding ABC transporter substrate-binding protein yields the protein MTAAGSIAAALHASFPRQALAQDGEPIRIGLIVTYSGPYADYGRQMDNGIALWLEQNGGTVAGRPVEIVRRDTAGAAPDLATRFARELVTRDRVSFIIGLDFSPNAMAIAPVLTQARIPCLILNASASDIPARSDYIARISFTVAQVSAPMGTWAGREGIRRVITVVADYSSGVDAENAFRDAFAAEGGEVVSSLRVPMSNPDFSAYVQRIRDEAPEAVFFFFPSGDLPNNFLRTAHERGLPQAGIRLLATGEAMDDSYMQAAGEAGLGLITTHHYSTAHDSDLNRTFIEGYRANHGDYPPNYMAMTAYDGMAVLHAALERTGGETGGEAVIEALRGLRIESPRGPIEIDARTRDIVQTVYVRRTERVDGKLACIEFDSFERVANPHA